A genomic region of Ktedonobacteraceae bacterium contains the following coding sequences:
- a CDS encoding pyridoxamine 5'-phosphate oxidase family protein has translation MNKEERRAFVRAHRVGVFGTNRKNSGPAMTIVYYVMDGNDLLISTMEGRGKAKSVKRDPKVSFCVLDEKWPPSYLLLYCHAEIDATIDTDLEKVVDMSMAISSLMAGQPMPESVRDATRERVIRERRVRLRLRPYQSFESPPRHVNTPKDALTLTHDYGAILPWE, from the coding sequence ATGAATAAGGAAGAACGAAGAGCTTTCGTTCGCGCTCACCGCGTGGGTGTTTTCGGCACGAATCGCAAGAACTCAGGCCCGGCCATGACAATCGTCTACTACGTCATGGACGGAAATGACCTGCTTATTTCTACTATGGAGGGCCGCGGCAAAGCCAAATCCGTGAAGCGCGACCCTAAAGTTTCATTCTGTGTTCTCGACGAGAAGTGGCCGCCATCTTATCTGCTGCTGTACTGCCACGCCGAAATCGATGCTACCATCGATACCGACCTTGAAAAAGTCGTTGACATGAGTATGGCTATTTCAAGCTTGATGGCCGGCCAGCCAATGCCGGAATCGGTGCGTGATGCGACAAGAGAGCGTGTTATCAGGGAGCGGCGCGTTCGCCTGCGCCTGCGTCCTTATCAATCTTTCGAGTCGCCCCCACGCCATGTCAATACGCCGAAGGATGCGTTAACGCTTACGCATGATTACGGGGCAATCCTACCGTGGGAGTAG
- a CDS encoding GntR family transcriptional regulator produces MGSSSGKIQPLPSIDKGEDLNGVVALYYRLRKLILDGAYAPGTMLSQVELAGALGVSRTPLREALRMLQKEGLVEAEHNQRARIPSFNPRVLDSIYASRVLLEALGIRLTVPRLHAHDIAMLQNTLAELLAARDAESREEPHRRFHRLLVAYAGEYLYDTIAGYADRCTFYRRMYMQSDPRNRVIADTEHEAILQACVARDTETAAYRLTQHLARTALTLLAQLTPEYEPAAVRTALQISQGGMNATGPKKSGRRAGSASS; encoded by the coding sequence ATGGGCAGTAGCTCCGGGAAAATCCAACCTTTACCTTCCATTGATAAAGGGGAGGATTTGAACGGGGTTGTGGCTCTGTATTATCGCCTGCGCAAGCTGATTCTGGATGGAGCCTATGCACCTGGAACTATGCTGTCGCAGGTTGAACTGGCGGGAGCGCTAGGAGTAAGCCGCACGCCGCTGCGGGAAGCGCTACGCATGCTACAAAAGGAGGGATTGGTCGAGGCTGAACATAACCAGCGCGCCCGCATTCCCTCTTTCAATCCGCGGGTTCTTGACAGTATCTATGCCAGCCGCGTTCTCCTCGAGGCACTGGGCATTCGATTGACCGTTCCTCGCCTGCATGCGCATGATATCGCTATGCTGCAAAACACGCTCGCGGAATTACTTGCTGCCAGAGACGCGGAGAGCCGGGAGGAACCACACCGCCGGTTTCACAGGCTCCTCGTAGCATACGCCGGTGAATATCTCTATGATACAATCGCGGGCTATGCTGATCGCTGCACATTTTACCGGCGCATGTACATGCAGAGCGATCCTCGTAATCGCGTGATCGCTGATACTGAACATGAGGCGATTTTGCAGGCGTGTGTTGCGCGAGATACTGAAACGGCGGCATATCGTTTGACACAGCATCTTGCTCGCACCGCCCTGACGCTTCTGGCTCAATTGACGCCGGAGTACGAACCGGCAGCTGTACGAACGGCCCTGCAAATCTCGCAGGGTGGTATGAATGCCACCGGACCTAAAAAGTCAGGAAGGCGGGCAGGTTCTGCCAGTTCCTGA
- a CDS encoding VOC family protein has translation MSIVNVKRISHVALKTKDVEQQMDFYTKMVGLGETERDSAGRVYLRCNANHHSLILVPSTETGIDHYALEVGGPAEFETAATALTHAGIPYEIEQSDELGQGTSLRLRDPEGFVIELIGEMAQVDANYGPRAVQPRKLGHITFKVSDCKRSADFYQEVLGFRISDWVEDKFVWMRCNPDHHGIACSVGDMAKLHHFAFEVQDLSYLARQADHLAQNGYSLIYGPGRHGPGKNLFAYFRDLERNIVEFTCDVQQIWDDATYEPKVWSMQEQWSNVWGSPKPADF, from the coding sequence ATGTCAATTGTGAACGTCAAGCGTATCTCACATGTGGCATTGAAGACGAAAGATGTGGAGCAACAGATGGATTTCTATACAAAGATGGTGGGATTGGGTGAAACTGAGCGCGATAGCGCAGGTCGAGTCTATTTACGCTGCAATGCCAACCATCATTCCCTGATCCTCGTGCCATCCACTGAGACTGGGATTGACCACTACGCACTGGAAGTCGGCGGGCCGGCGGAATTCGAGACCGCGGCTACGGCTTTGACGCATGCCGGTATCCCGTATGAGATCGAGCAATCAGATGAACTCGGTCAGGGCACTTCTTTACGCTTGCGCGATCCCGAAGGATTTGTGATTGAATTGATCGGCGAGATGGCGCAGGTCGACGCGAATTATGGGCCGCGCGCTGTTCAACCGCGCAAACTTGGCCATATCACTTTCAAGGTAAGTGATTGCAAACGCAGCGCCGATTTCTACCAGGAAGTGCTGGGATTCCGCATTTCCGATTGGGTGGAAGATAAGTTCGTCTGGATGCGCTGCAATCCGGATCATCATGGGATTGCATGTTCCGTTGGTGATATGGCAAAGCTGCATCACTTCGCATTCGAGGTACAGGACCTTTCTTACCTGGCACGCCAGGCCGATCATCTCGCGCAGAATGGCTATTCCCTGATTTACGGGCCTGGTCGCCATGGACCCGGCAAGAATCTATTCGCCTATTTTCGGGACCTTGAGCGGAATATAGTCGAATTTACCTGCGATGTGCAGCAGATCTGGGATGACGCAACATACGAACCAAAGGTCTGGAGCATGCAGGAACAATGGTCGAATGTCTGGGGATCGCCTAAACCTGCCGATTTTTAA
- a CDS encoding carboxymuconolactone decarboxylase family protein, producing the protein MRIRPLEPGEFDASLAPVLEDILRLRGTVYNLHRVLAHSPKALRAFMTFSAYVRDEADLSPRLRELAVLRVATLHNVAYEIAQHQGPAKRAGLTQEQIANVANWREHVDIFEPQDRAVLQFAEETASTFRVSDATFSTASQYLSESEMVDLALVVGWYLLCASVLVPFEIELED; encoded by the coding sequence ATGCGTATTCGCCCGCTCGAACCAGGTGAATTTGATGCGAGCCTGGCACCTGTGCTGGAGGATATTCTGCGCCTGCGCGGCACAGTCTATAACCTGCACCGGGTGCTTGCCCATAGCCCGAAGGCCTTACGCGCGTTCATGACCTTCTCAGCATACGTTCGTGATGAAGCCGACTTAAGCCCACGCCTGCGCGAACTGGCCGTGCTACGTGTGGCAACACTGCACAACGTGGCTTACGAAATTGCGCAGCATCAAGGCCCGGCAAAACGAGCAGGCCTGACGCAGGAACAGATTGCAAATGTTGCCAACTGGCGCGAACATGTAGATATCTTCGAGCCACAAGACCGTGCCGTGCTGCAATTTGCGGAGGAGACAGCCAGCACGTTCCGCGTTTCCGATGCAACCTTTTCCACCGCCAGCCAATATTTAAGTGAAAGCGAAATGGTTGACCTCGCACTTGTTGTAGGATGGTATCTGCTCTGCGCCTCTGTACTTGTGCCATTTGAAATTGAGCTTGAGGATTAA
- a CDS encoding catalase, with the protein MTDQNNINEQSKQQNLEPDRVQNDQQYLTTNQGVRINHTDDSLKAGERGPTLLEDFHFREKLMHFDHERIPERVVHARGSGAFGYFQVYEPMTEYTKASFLQNPSVKTPVFVRFSTVVGSRGSADTVRDVRGFATKFYTSDGVFDLVGNNFPVFFIQDAIKFPDLVHAVKPEPPDEMPQAATAHNTAWDFFSLLPESTHMVMWLLSDRALPRSFRMMEGFGVHTFRFVNDQGKARFVKFHWKPVLGTYSLTWDESQQLAGKDPDWLRRDLWEAIEKGDYPEYELGVQMFEESEEFAFAFDILDPTKILPEEVIPVRLIGKMTLNRNPDNFFAETEQVAFHPGHVVPGIDFTDDPLLQGRLFSYLDTQLIRLGGPNFAEIPINRPVSPVHNNQRDGYMRQAINEGRASYYPNSLGKGCPMLAPETAHGYVHYAEKIEGRTTRARSESFKDFFSQATLFWKSLTSVEQDHLVAAAHFELGHVNVKEVRERMVTLFNYVDHDLAVRVAEGIGVPAPAERVHPSITTPTGRRNVERSPALSLEHLAKNTIKSLRIAVLAADGVDANALQTVKKALEEKGAHVFVIAKGPGSVKGAKGQAVQVDASAITTSSVMYDAVFVPGGQESVSQLLKQGNARHFVAEAFKHGKPIGAVGEGVELLVRSDLPGLSSGGALSSGGLSNSNGVVTMRNMSDMNSFIQQFTAAIAKHRHWSRPQEQVPA; encoded by the coding sequence ATGACAGACCAGAATAACATCAATGAACAAAGCAAGCAGCAAAACCTGGAGCCTGATCGCGTCCAGAACGATCAACAGTACCTGACGACGAACCAGGGTGTGCGCATCAACCATACGGACGATTCTCTCAAGGCTGGAGAACGAGGACCAACGCTGCTGGAAGACTTCCACTTCCGTGAAAAGCTCATGCACTTTGATCACGAGCGCATACCGGAGCGTGTAGTGCATGCCCGTGGCAGCGGCGCCTTTGGATATTTCCAGGTCTATGAGCCAATGACCGAATATACGAAGGCAAGTTTTTTGCAAAATCCCTCGGTGAAGACGCCCGTCTTTGTGCGCTTTTCAACAGTAGTCGGCTCGCGTGGCTCGGCTGATACAGTACGTGATGTGAGAGGATTCGCGACGAAGTTTTATACCTCGGACGGTGTGTTTGACCTGGTGGGAAATAACTTCCCGGTCTTCTTCATTCAGGATGCCATCAAATTCCCCGACCTGGTACATGCCGTCAAGCCGGAGCCACCTGACGAGATGCCGCAGGCAGCTACGGCTCATAATACGGCCTGGGATTTCTTCTCATTGCTACCTGAATCGACTCACATGGTGATGTGGCTACTCTCAGATCGCGCGCTGCCGCGCAGTTTCCGCATGATGGAGGGCTTTGGAGTCCACACCTTCCGCTTCGTGAACGATCAGGGCAAGGCGCGCTTCGTCAAGTTCCACTGGAAGCCGGTGCTGGGCACCTATTCGCTGACCTGGGACGAGTCACAGCAACTGGCAGGAAAGGACCCCGACTGGCTGCGGCGCGATCTCTGGGAGGCCATCGAGAAAGGCGATTATCCAGAGTACGAACTGGGCGTGCAGATGTTCGAGGAATCGGAAGAATTTGCCTTCGCCTTCGATATTCTTGATCCAACCAAGATTTTGCCGGAGGAAGTCATACCCGTGCGGCTCATTGGTAAGATGACCTTGAACCGCAACCCGGACAACTTTTTCGCCGAGACAGAGCAGGTTGCGTTCCATCCAGGTCATGTCGTACCCGGCATTGACTTTACTGATGACCCTCTCTTACAGGGCAGGCTCTTTTCGTATCTCGACACCCAGCTGATTCGCCTGGGTGGGCCGAATTTCGCCGAGATACCTATCAATCGCCCCGTATCACCTGTTCATAACAACCAGCGCGACGGATACATGCGGCAGGCAATCAACGAGGGCCGGGCGAGTTACTACCCAAATTCGCTTGGCAAGGGCTGTCCGATGCTGGCGCCTGAGACGGCCCACGGCTATGTACATTATGCCGAGAAGATCGAGGGGAGAACGACTCGCGCTCGCAGCGAGAGCTTCAAGGACTTCTTCAGTCAGGCAACGCTCTTCTGGAAGAGCCTGACGTCGGTCGAGCAGGACCACCTGGTTGCCGCGGCCCACTTCGAATTAGGCCATGTGAATGTCAAAGAAGTGCGTGAGCGCATGGTCACGCTATTCAATTATGTTGACCATGATCTGGCAGTCCGCGTTGCGGAGGGTATCGGCGTGCCAGCTCCGGCAGAAAGAGTACATCCCAGCATCACTACTCCCACAGGCCGCCGCAATGTCGAGCGTTCTCCTGCGCTCAGTCTGGAGCACCTGGCGAAGAATACCATTAAGAGCCTGCGCATTGCGGTACTGGCCGCGGATGGCGTCGATGCCAATGCTTTACAAACCGTGAAGAAGGCGCTCGAGGAGAAAGGAGCGCATGTATTCGTCATCGCGAAAGGCCCTGGCTCTGTTAAGGGGGCAAAGGGCCAGGCAGTGCAGGTCGATGCCAGCGCAATTACGACCAGTTCGGTGATGTATGACGCGGTATTCGTTCCGGGTGGTCAGGAAAGCGTCTCGCAATTGCTGAAGCAAGGGAATGCTCGCCATTTCGTTGCCGAGGCCTTTAAGCATGGCAAGCCAATCGGGGCCGTAGGTGAGGGCGTCGAATTACTTGTGCGCTCCGACCTTCCGGGCCTATCCTCAGGCGGTGCGCTATCGAGCGGAGGACTGTCCAATTCAAATGGCGTCGTGACCATGCGCAACATGTCGGACATGAACTCGTTCATCCAGCAGTTTACAGCCGCCATAGCGAAACATCGCCACTGGTCTCGCCCGCAGGAGCAAGTACCAGCTTAA
- a CDS encoding transposase — protein MQVAFHPTLTRVWSQKGRCGQRLVEAPGDNRKVYGFGLLDWRDGWFDGRVAAGRTADVFCQQVRSAVARSQQRGRIAIVIADNLKTHTSAGSLLVRGMLAELKEHLRLVYTPAYDPDANRIEWLWRVSRRVVTHNHHRSTFDLLLADLEAHFQALARTPAEILRHIGSPFAPDKEKEVSLLPTHAA, from the coding sequence ATGCAAGTGGCCTTTCACCCCACTCTCACGCGCGTCTGGTCTCAGAAAGGACGATGCGGGCAACGCCTGGTTGAAGCACCTGGGGATAATCGGAAAGTCTATGGCTTTGGCCTGCTGGACTGGCGTGATGGTTGGTTTGATGGCCGCGTTGCCGCAGGGCGCACTGCTGATGTTTTCTGTCAACAAGTGCGTAGCGCTGTGGCTCGTTCTCAACAACGAGGACGCATCGCCATCGTGATTGCCGACAATCTCAAGACCCATACCTCGGCTGGCTCTCTCCTCGTGCGCGGTATGCTGGCCGAACTCAAAGAGCATCTGCGCCTGGTCTACACCCCTGCCTATGATCCTGACGCCAACCGTATTGAATGGCTCTGGCGCGTCTCGCGGCGGGTGGTCACGCATAATCATCATCGTAGCACCTTCGACCTCCTCCTTGCGGATCTGGAGGCGCATTTTCAGGCACTGGCTCGGACGCCTGCCGAGATTCTTCGTCATATCGGCAGTCCGTTCGCACCTGACAAGGAGAAGGAGGTTTCTCTGTTGCCTACCCATGCCGCATGA
- a CDS encoding helix-turn-helix domain-containing protein, protein MTAPITLTSLEKPTLAELRQRYEETTDAETRTRYQMLLLSQRGQTSSQIAQTVLRSPDTVVRVLKRFLNGGLDAVPRSTAPGRERRVTTAWETELLRVIELDPHEVGVETANWTTEGLAAYLGQQTGIHVTEETVRVYLHAHDYVCKRSTWTLKRKAEEKTDYVGNACG, encoded by the coding sequence ATGACCGCTCCCATAACCCTCACTTCATTGGAGAAACCAACACTGGCCGAACTGCGCCAGCGCTATGAAGAAACAACGGATGCCGAAACACGCACACGCTACCAGATGCTCTTGCTCTCGCAGCGAGGACAAACGTCGAGCCAGATTGCCCAAACCGTGCTGCGCAGCCCGGACACTGTCGTGCGTGTGCTCAAGCGCTTCTTGAACGGCGGATTGGATGCCGTTCCACGGAGCACTGCCCCAGGCCGAGAGCGACGGGTCACAACGGCCTGGGAAACCGAACTGCTGAGAGTGATTGAGTTGGACCCTCATGAAGTCGGTGTAGAGACCGCGAACTGGACTACCGAGGGACTTGCGGCGTATCTGGGCCAGCAGACAGGTATTCACGTCACCGAAGAGACGGTTCGCGTGTACTTACATGCCCATGACTACGTCTGCAAACGTTCCACCTGGACGCTGAAGCGCAAGGCGGAAGAGAAAACGGACTACGTGGGAAACGCCTGCGGGTAG